Part of the Benincasa hispida cultivar B227 chromosome 12, ASM972705v1, whole genome shotgun sequence genome is shown below.
aacgtgAAAAtcggaccatcgcatagacgaccgcatacgaagaaacactccatcacaaggcaaatgcatcgatcaacgcatggatgttgcggtaataagccgtatgcgtccatcgcatgggagttgcgctcgttaagcgattgcggtcatcatgtagagtttcgGTGTTAaccgaatgcggccattgaatgattgcggctacgcgacaacgcattctaatgggatcaacgcaaggttggtagaatgaacgcatcaacacatctacctcgagaaaattcaaagctgatgctgacatttcacctaccgcacCGTTGGtggtagaggttcagaaaggactgacacaccgaacgtcagactcagagcagtccaattaatgctgtcggcgatccaaactctataaatagaagccgatgagcagaaattcaaataattcggagatttattttatttatacttTAGGAACGGGttctgttttatttatttattttatttataattaaggATGGACGGGgttgaacatgaaatcatgcgttagacatggttGATGCGTTGGCACCCATGCGTCTGAGATTATGCGTCGAAGTGAAGATGTGTTAATCTTAATATGCAATGACCaggcattcctatcacaagttttcttacgcttgcgccaaatataacacaaacgcaagtttctcgggtaatccaaggtcgaacacagggacttgtcactcatacatacatattttaactttttacatttaGCCTAGTTTTTCATTTAGCCTAATTTAAGCCCAACTAAAGTGTCCAAGCCTAAACTAAAGagaattttagggtttttttttttaaaaggtccTCATGGAGAGACAAGAGGGAAAACAGGAATGGGTCCCCGTGGGGACCCGTTTCCCCGACGGGGAATCCCCGACCCTATCCCCATCTTTAAATGGTGGGGATGGGGTAAATTCCCCCATCGAGGATGGGGACGGAGAACCGCTCCCCACCCCGGCTCGGCCTCGTTTCCAACTCTATACTTTTTTAGTCATCAGGTTTTTTTAATAGATCCATTTGGCccctaagttttcaaaatatacatttcTAGTCCCTTtgaaataggtttaaaaagCCCCTgcattaatttttattgttatttttaattaatttttttaaagattactcattctctctaaaattattttttgaacatatttttgtaattcaaaatttcatataattatctaaagtgaaaaaaaatagtTCAGGGACTTTTTAAACGTTTTCTTAAAAACTTGgggactaaaaatatatattttgaaaactcggGGACTAAATGAACCTATTCTAAAAAGTCAAGgacaaaaatgtatattttcaaaacttagggATTAAATGCACATATTCTTCAAAGCTCGAtgactaaaaaagtagtttgcccactatttcttattttgtatgcatgttttatttagtGTGGTAATCATTCCTTTATAGGTTTAGATTTGATGTTTGTCAAATTGCATTCTTTAGTGGGGAAATTGTTTAGTTATAGTGTTATCAAGCGATCGCAGAAATGAAAGGATCAGTTTATAGTGGATTCGACTGGAATGAGGAATTCCAATGCATCACTACAGAGTGAGAGTTATTTGATGGATGGGTAAAGGTacaattttatctaaattgaTTTACGAATATTGGCAATAAAATCATAACATTCACTTCACCCTTCATGCAGATTCATTCTCCAACAAAGGGGCTTCTACCCAAGTCGTTCCCATACTACGATGATCTGGCCTACGTCTTTGGTAAGGATCGGGCTACGGGAGGACAGTTAGAGACCTTTGCGGACGTCGGGTCTAACGTGCAAAATCATATGAATGATGGTGTTCCTATTCATGAATCACAAGATCCAAACATCCCCACGATGTCTAGTCAGGGAATGGACATGTCACAGGATGACATGCATGGAACACGTACCGGTCGATGCATTGAAGGAGGAAATGCTTCGAGAGGAAGTAAGAGGAAGTAAGAGGAAGTAAGAGGAAGTAAAGTGGAAATCAATATGAAACGGTAGAGATTGTTAGGAATGTGATGGAGTTCGCAAATGACCAATTGATTGCAGAATGGTCGAAAAAGAAGCGTGCAACTGAAGTTGAACTACGTGCAGAGATCGTAAACCAGCTCCAAGATATTTCTAAATTGCATAACTAACAGAGGGTGAAACTTATGCAAATCATATTTCGCAGTGTGCAAGATACGGAGAGCTTCTTATCCGTTTCCACAACCCTGAAGTTCTCGTCCTTGAAGAGAGTGTTTAATCAACCCATGTTTTGGACTGCTTTTCAATAATGAACAATGATTAGTTTTTTCAATTATGCATTTAAGTTTGTAGTACATTTGGTACCTCAAAAAAATGTCATATTTTAATCATGCAATCATGAGTTAGTTATTTTATCTTACATTTTTTTGTACCTAAAAAAAAGAGAGCTTTATATATGAAACACATGAATTACATATGAAAGTAatgtactttttcttttttggccACGTTAACCAAGGTATCTCCcgaaatgacaaaaaaaaaatggttgttaGCTTTTAGTATAAATTACAATCAAATTAGTCTTGTAATAAATTTGTGGAACATATAGtcttaattatattttcaaaatatattatttcatatgcataattattagtattataaaatatgctAGTAGAAAAAGTTATACATGGTCTAACATAATCTACATTCAAATTACAGACagttataattcaaattataataacctacactccaaacacagactattataaGACAGACTAAAATACtatgcaccccaaacacagactattataaACAGAGTATAATAGTCTGCACCCTAAACACAAACTATAAAAATGGACAGTTTATTATAACCCACATACTATATAATCTACTCTGCGTCTCAAACGTACCCTTCATCTTCAAATTCTCAacattatgtatttaatttaaattgagaacagttttgataatttttcattattatttttattgtttaatttcattttcttattttcacaattttatttttccaaatgaaacgTTGAAATCTTCTATTTAATCTAGCcagcttaatttttaattaatagtaGGATAGGaatagaattaaaattgaaggtGAGGCCCAAATAATCCGGCCCCACCTTAGTTTCGTATGGCTAAGATCCAATTTTCACGTTACAAAAGACGCAAAGTTCCACACGTGTTCCCTATAACCAACCAGAATCCGCCACGTACATACTNNNNNNNNNNNNNNNNNNNNACTTTTCCCACCACTCCTTAAACTCCCATCTCCATTTCCCTTCCTCACTTCCTCAGTTCTCttctctgaaaaaaaaaaaaaaagaaaagaaaaatgtccGGTGGGGTGGGCCCTACATGCAGTGACATAAGCCTCCCAAAGGAACAAGAAAGCCTCCACAAAGAAGCATGGGACTCAAAGACTCAACAGCAAGGAATCAAATTACCCAGCGGCGGCGTTGGGCGGAGGAAGGCGGCGGCGTTTTTGAGTTTCCGGCAACTGAATGCGCTGGCGGTGGTGATTATATTTTCGGCCAGTGGGATGGTTTGCGCTGAAGATTTGGCGTTTGTGGTGTTTTCAATGATGTATATGTATTTCATTTCTAGAGTGGCGTTTCCGACGCTGGGCGACGCCGGAGAGCCGACGGTGTTTAGCCCGGAGAATAAAATGCTCCGCCTTTATGTGTTCTTCGCCGCCGTGGTGGGGCTGTTTCTACCTATAGCTTATATTCTTGAAGGGTTTtttgaagaagataaagaaggCATTAAAGCCGCTTCTCCACACGTTTTTCTTCTCGCTAGCCAGGTTCCTTTTTTACCCTTCAACTgctttaaattatattttcctttataaaaaaacgattttgtatatttttttcaatttatattaacTATGAGGGGATTGCAGATTTTTGAAGCtagaattaataataattttccaaGAGATGGGTGGGGattctttttttcattaattttaggaaaGGTATGGGTGACATGATTATGGATTTTAGGTTAGGCATGGTTTTGATCAGGAAGATTTGGGGATGAATTTTGGTATTAATAAGTATAAAGATGGTGTGTTTTTAGTCTGgttatgtttttgaaaaatatttggtGCAGATGTTTGTGCATCCCTTCCCGCTACTCACAtaacaaattattaaaatattttaaaagaagaaaaaaaagaataaattttattcataatcgAACAATTTGATAGGATGCAGAAGGATCGAATGATCGATTTTTCGGTAGACTatggctatcaagtaaaaaacTGCTATgaaagattttgttttttttagaaaaatggtttttttttttcctttgagtGTTAAAAAATAGAGTATGGATTAGTGCTAGCCATGTTCTCTTAAAtgatttagttattttttcaataaaatgaaaGACATGTTTGGATGatattaaaaatcacttttgtatAAGACATGTGTTTAAATCATTCGAAattcgaaattaattttagatgatatgcaaattgtatttaaaagattaattttgaagaatgaaATGTATGATTAAAAGTGACAAGTGATTAAGAATATGATAGAAACCATTATGTCTCGAACATGCCATAGAAATCTGATTGGTTAAACTAATTATCTAGATGGTAACTTTGgttattgtatcaatttaaatccaaaatt
Proteins encoded:
- the LOC120092829 gene encoding uncharacterized protein LOC120092829; translation: MSGGVGPTCSDISLPKEQESLHKEAWDSKTQQQGIKLPSGGVGRRKAAAFLSFRQLNALAVVIIFSASGMVCAEDLAFVVFSMMYMYFISRVAFPTLGDAGEPTVFSPENKMLRLYVFFAAVVGLFLPIAYILEGFFEEDKEGIKAASPHVFLLASQVFMEGVAGKDRFSTPIRVFVPVFYNSRRIFTLAEWLRDEFTKEDKEYSGSVRRLLVGRALAVANMALWSFNLFGFLLPVYLPRAFKRYYSLYKSKD